In Oncorhynchus clarkii lewisi isolate Uvic-CL-2024 chromosome 16, UVic_Ocla_1.0, whole genome shotgun sequence, one genomic interval encodes:
- the LOC139367301 gene encoding uncharacterized protein: protein MAPKSTDTVETHYSMPTQNPSTAIALATRQNPSTAIALATRQNPSTAIALATRQNPSTAIALATRQNPSTAIALATRQNPSTAIALATRQNPSTAIALATRQNPSTAIALATRQNPSTAIALATRQNPSTAIALATRQNPSTAIALSTRQNPSTAIALATRQNPSTAIALATRQNPSTAIALATRQNPSTAIALATRQNPSTAIALATRQNPSTAIALATRQNPSTAIALATRQ, encoded by the coding sequence ATGGCACCAAAGAGCACTGACACGGTTGAGACTCACTACTCTATGCCTACGCAGAACCCTAGCACTGCCATAGCACTGGCGACCAGACAGAACCCTAGCACTGCCATAGCACTGGCGACCAGACAGAACCCTAGCACTGCCATAGCATTGGCGACCAGACAGAACCCTAGCACTGCCATAGCACTGGCGACCAGACAGAACCCTAGCACTGCCATAGCACTGGCGACCAGACAGAACCCTAGCACTGCCATAGCACTGGCGACCAGACAGAACCCTAGCACTGCCATAGCACTGGCGACCAGACAAAACCCTAGCACTGCCATAGCACTGGCGACCAGACAGAACCCTAGCACTGCCATAGCACTGGCGACCAGACAGAACCCTAGCACTGCCATAGCACTGGCGACCAGACAGAACCCTAGCACTGCCATAGCACTGTCGACCAGACAGAACCCTAGCACTGCCATAGCACTGGCGACCAGACAAAACCCTAGCACTGCCATAGCACTGGCGACCAGACAGAACCCTAGCACTGCCATAGCACTGGCGACCAGACAGAACCCTAGCACTGCCATAGCACTGGCGACCAGACAAAACCCTAGCACTGCCATAGCACTGGCGACCAGACAGAACCCTAGCACTGCCATAGCACTGGCGACCAGACAGAACCCTAGCACTGCCATAGCACTGGCGACCAGACAGTGA